A genomic segment from Rosettibacter firmus encodes:
- a CDS encoding HU family DNA-binding protein encodes MTKADIVDRVALGTGLTKLETEAIIEGFLNTVIEYLKEGKGIEIRGFGSFKVKKKKARYARNPRTGETVFVEEHYVPVFKFSKDFKNAVNNGMKEKNLQNNT; translated from the coding sequence ATGACAAAAGCAGATATTGTTGATCGAGTAGCTCTGGGAACAGGACTTACAAAGTTAGAGACTGAAGCTATTATCGAAGGATTTTTAAATACTGTGATTGAATATCTCAAAGAAGGGAAAGGAATAGAAATTAGAGGATTTGGAAGTTTTAAGGTGAAAAAGAAAAAAGCAAGATATGCAAGAAATCCCAGAACAGGCGAAACAGTTTTCGTAGAGGAACATTATGTTCCAGTCTTTAAATTTTCAAAAGATTTCAAAAATGCTGTTAATAATGGGATGAAAGAAAAAAATTTACAAAATAATACGTGA
- a CDS encoding tetratricopeptide repeat protein — protein sequence MSKLIECTGCGELLEPNFNFCPYCGTKIKKENTRVSSSSKKEFKSNKQVKEFSGTKLFTVVAVLLIFGLVLIFSSGIFDKPKVSVNPNTLPNDEIHRGINLENIQQINSLEEELKANPSDKSKLLTLAHLLNDSGFKEKAIERYKEYLKIDPKSPDVLVDMGVCYYDLGNYEEALKYMKDALKYEPKHQIAHLNIGVVLMATGKKNDAKEWWKKAFEINPNNEIGKRAQELINSH from the coding sequence ATGAGTAAACTAATAGAATGTACTGGTTGTGGAGAATTACTTGAACCGAATTTTAATTTCTGTCCATATTGTGGTACAAAAATTAAAAAAGAAAACACCAGAGTTAGTTCTTCAAGCAAAAAAGAATTTAAAAGCAACAAACAGGTAAAAGAATTTTCAGGCACAAAACTATTTACTGTGGTTGCTGTGCTATTAATATTCGGTTTAGTATTAATTTTTTCTTCTGGTATATTTGATAAACCAAAAGTAAGTGTTAATCCAAATACTTTACCAAATGATGAAATACATAGAGGAATTAATTTAGAAAATATTCAACAAATAAATAGTTTAGAAGAAGAATTAAAAGCAAATCCATCTGATAAATCAAAGTTATTGACATTAGCTCATTTGTTGAATGATTCGGGTTTCAAAGAAAAAGCGATAGAAAGATATAAAGAATATCTTAAGATTGATCCTAAAAGTCCTGATGTGTTAGTTGATATGGGAGTATGTTATTATGATTTGGGTAATTATGAAGAAGCATTAAAATATATGAAAGATGCTTTGAAATACGAACCAAAACATCAGATAGCTCATTTAAACATTGGAGTTGTTTTAATGGCTACTGGTAAAAAAAATGATGCAAAAGAATGGTGGAAAAAAGCTTTTGAAATAAATCCGAATAATGAGATTGGAAAAAGAGCACAAGAATTAATTAATTCACATTAA
- a CDS encoding guanosine monophosphate reductase, which produces MKIYSKNDLNNYFLSLTYDDISLIPTQISNVKTRASINTKSRFLDLELSLPIISSPMDTVTGIEMAKELSNLGCLGIVNRFDSSLNEIFNNNNVINGIKAVSINLNADDRLIEKIAENNLIICIDTANASNAFVLKKCEEIKKKYNVKVIVGNIASGSTLKDISNAGADAVRIGIGGGSVCTTSIQTGIGIGQISSILDVYFTREEQKIKIELIADGGIKSPGDITKALACGADAVMLGRMLAGTKETPGEIIKYNDQLWKKYRGSASFGVKMKNEFIEGEETLIPYKGSVRNVINAISDGLRSAMSYLNCNSIDELKKIDSFAVLSTSSYIERLPRK; this is translated from the coding sequence ATGAAAATTTATTCAAAGAATGATCTTAATAATTACTTTTTATCCTTAACCTATGATGATATCAGCTTGATACCAACACAAATTTCTAATGTAAAGACCAGAGCAAGCATAAATACAAAATCAAGATTTCTTGATTTAGAATTATCATTACCTATTATTTCAAGTCCAATGGATACAGTAACAGGTATTGAAATGGCAAAGGAATTATCAAATCTGGGTTGTCTTGGTATAGTAAATCGATTTGATTCATCATTAAACGAAATATTTAATAACAATAATGTTATAAATGGAATAAAAGCTGTTTCAATAAATTTAAATGCTGATGATAGATTAATTGAAAAGATTGCAGAAAATAATTTGATTATTTGTATTGATACAGCAAATGCAAGTAATGCATTTGTGCTTAAAAAGTGTGAAGAAATTAAGAAAAAATATAATGTGAAAGTAATTGTAGGGAATATTGCTTCTGGTTCTACATTAAAAGATATATCAAATGCAGGAGCTGATGCAGTTCGTATTGGAATTGGTGGTGGTAGTGTTTGTACAACATCAATTCAAACTGGAATTGGAATAGGTCAGATTTCTTCTATACTCGATGTTTATTTTACAAGAGAAGAACAAAAAATAAAAATTGAATTAATTGCAGATGGTGGTATAAAAAGTCCTGGTGATATTACAAAAGCATTGGCTTGTGGTGCAGATGCTGTTATGCTTGGTAGAATGCTTGCAGGCACAAAAGAAACACCTGGTGAAATAATTAAATACAATGATCAATTATGGAAAAAATATAGAGGTTCGGCATCTTTTGGTGTAAAGATGAAAAATGAATTTATAGAAGGAGAAGAAACATTAATTCCATACAAGGGTTCTGTAAGAAATGTAATTAATGCAATATCCGATGGTTTAAGAAGTGCAATGAGTTATTTGAATTGTAACAGCATTGATGAACTTAAGAAAATCGATTCTTTTGCAGTACTCAGTACAAGTTCGTACATTGAAAGATTGCCAAGAAAGTAG
- a CDS encoding division/cell wall cluster transcriptional repressor MraZ, whose product MGSFRYSIDSKGRISIPFRFRKYINPEADGTFIMTRGLYQNIDVYPLDYWKSEVMVRIDQLDDYIPEEATFKRMLFELSAEDKLDSQSRLLIPKNLLEFAGIEKEVFILGQNKKFEIWNPDIYEEFKKGINVPYAEISKNIMQQKKK is encoded by the coding sequence ATGGGAAGTTTTAGATATTCAATTGATTCAAAAGGTAGAATTAGTATTCCTTTTAGGTTTCGTAAATATATTAATCCAGAAGCTGATGGTACTTTTATAATGACAAGAGGATTATATCAAAATATAGATGTATATCCACTTGATTACTGGAAATCGGAAGTAATGGTTAGAATAGATCAACTTGATGATTACATACCAGAAGAAGCAACATTTAAGAGAATGTTATTCGAACTTTCGGCTGAAGATAAATTAGATTCTCAATCTCGCTTATTAATCCCGAAGAATCTTCTTGAATTTGCTGGTATAGAAAAGGAAGTTTTTATTTTAGGTCAGAATAAAAAATTTGAAATCTGGAATCCTGATATTTACGAAGAATTTAAAAAAGGAATTAATGTTCCATATGCTGAAATTTCAAAAAATATTATGCAACAAAAAAAGAAATGA
- the rsmH gene encoding 16S rRNA (cytosine(1402)-N(4))-methyltransferase RsmH — MNYHIPVLLKESIDLLVTKKEGIYFEGTAGFGGHTEGILNSLNKEGKLIATDKDENAFKYCKERFQNDKRFSIYNTTFLNIDIISKIEFIEKFDGIFLDLGVSSYQLDSPDAGFTFREDAPLDLRMNKNEKITAADILNNFSEEEIADILFNYGEERRAKYIAKKIVEERSKKKFETSFQLRNIIEKIVPPNYLSKTLSRVFQALRIYVNNELEELKAFLDKAVSLLNKNGRIVVISYHSLEDRIVKEKFKYETLKCVCPSGTPICICGKIQRLKLINNKPIVPSEEEISKNKRARSAKLRAAERI, encoded by the coding sequence ATGAATTATCATATTCCTGTTCTCCTGAAGGAGAGCATAGATTTACTGGTAACAAAAAAAGAAGGAATTTATTTTGAAGGCACAGCAGGTTTTGGTGGACATACAGAGGGAATTCTTAATAGTCTTAACAAAGAAGGAAAATTAATTGCTACAGATAAAGATGAGAATGCATTTAAGTATTGTAAGGAACGATTTCAGAACGATAAAAGATTTTCTATTTATAATACGACTTTTTTGAATATAGATATTATTTCAAAAATCGAGTTCATTGAAAAATTTGATGGCATCTTTTTAGATCTGGGGGTATCTTCTTATCAGCTCGATAGTCCCGATGCAGGTTTTACTTTTAGAGAAGATGCGCCCCTTGATCTTAGGATGAACAAAAATGAAAAAATAACTGCAGCAGATATATTAAATAATTTTTCTGAAGAAGAAATAGCAGATATTTTATTTAATTATGGTGAAGAAAGAAGAGCTAAATATATAGCTAAAAAAATTGTTGAAGAAAGAAGTAAGAAAAAATTCGAAACATCATTTCAACTCAGAAACATAATCGAAAAGATTGTACCACCTAATTATTTATCAAAAACTTTATCAAGAGTTTTTCAGGCATTGAGAATTTATGTAAATAATGAACTGGAAGAATTAAAAGCATTCCTTGATAAAGCAGTTAGTCTTTTAAATAAGAATGGTAGGATTGTGGTTATTTCTTATCATTCACTGGAAGATAGAATTGTTAAAGAAAAATTCAAATACGAAACACTGAAATGCGTTTGTCCAAGTGGAACTCCAATTTGTATATGTGGAAAAATACAGAGATTGAAATTGATTAATAATAAACCAATTGTTCCATCTGAAGAAGAGATAAGTAAAAATAAAAGAGCAAGAAGTGCAAAACTAAGAGCAGCAGAAAGAATTTAA
- a CDS encoding heavy-metal-associated domain-containing protein has translation MTTTEIKIDGMSCKHCIMAIEKALTKIGIEKHKVEIGTATITFDESKIKFEEIEKAIEEAGYKVHKE, from the coding sequence ATGACAACCACAGAAATAAAAATTGATGGTATGAGTTGTAAACATTGCATAATGGCAATTGAAAAAGCTTTGACAAAAATAGGTATAGAAAAACATAAAGTTGAAATTGGTACTGCAACTATTACTTTCGACGAATCAAAAATAAAATTCGAAGAAATAGAAAAAGCAATTGAAGAAGCAGGTTATAAAGTACATAAGGAGTAA
- a CDS encoding AraC family transcriptional regulator, with translation MESKNKTNILYIKNMVCNRCIKVVKEELEKAGIEIKNITLGEVELTKPIDQKKLNEIKKALEANGFEILENRKAKIVEKIKNTVISIIYQNDELLTSNKNFSSLIEEKIGMDYNYLSYIFSSLESITIEQFIILQKIERAKELLKYDELTLSEIAYKLGYKSVQHLSSQFKKVTGFSASEFKKNLLNLRKPIDKVISL, from the coding sequence ATGGAATCAAAGAACAAAACAAATATTCTTTATATAAAAAATATGGTTTGCAACAGATGTATTAAAGTTGTAAAAGAAGAATTAGAAAAAGCAGGAATTGAAATTAAAAATATAACACTTGGCGAAGTAGAATTAACAAAGCCAATTGATCAGAAAAAGCTTAATGAAATTAAAAAAGCACTCGAAGCAAACGGCTTTGAAATTTTAGAAAATAGAAAAGCAAAAATTGTTGAAAAAATTAAAAACACTGTGATATCAATAATTTATCAGAATGATGAATTATTAACATCAAACAAAAATTTCTCAAGTTTGATCGAAGAAAAAATAGGTATGGACTATAATTATTTAAGCTATATTTTTTCTTCTTTAGAGAGTATCACAATAGAGCAATTTATAATATTACAAAAAATTGAAAGAGCAAAAGAATTATTAAAATATGATGAGCTAACACTAAGCGAAATTGCTTACAAATTAGGTTATAAAAGTGTTCAACATCTTTCAAGCCAATTCAAAAAAGTAACGGGATTTTCTGCAAGCGAATTCAAAAAAAATCTTCTAAATTTAAGAAAACCTATAGATAAGGTTATATCCTTATAA
- a CDS encoding heavy metal translocating P-type ATPase, with protein sequence MKTYDLKIEGMTCASCVTRVEKIISQFDDIKNVSVNLATERVRLETENQALNLSLISDALKEYGYILKYEEENKEKSEIKIDEKDEYYITLKKEFTFALLLTIPIFIINMLIDSQFFNEYFPLNYEQTKKILLILTTPILFISGKRFFSIFWKNLKHFTADMNSLVAIGTGSAYIYSAAITLFPEILASTNQNHVYFDTTAVIITLILMGKLLEHKSKRKTNEAIKKLIELKPRYTTVIKNNEQIQIPTSELQIGDIVVIRPGEKIPADGIVTWGFSTVDESMITGESIPVDKEINSKVIGGTININGTFNFKVTQIGDKSILGQIINFVQNAQSTKPQIQKLADRIASIFVPVVILIALITFLGWLVIPTNSSFITALINFVTVLIIACPCALGLATPTAIIVGTGLGATNGILFKNSEAIELAHKISTVIFDKTGTLTEGKPVVTGIYSYDINQNELLSYAASLESKSEHPLAKSIVEKAKTLNINFNSPDSFSNHSGFGVSGVVNNKSILIGNLNLMKEHSVEIDHLLNEYEKLHEDGKTVVCIAIDRKLTGFIVIEDNLKSSSIEAISKLNEMNIRTVMITGDSEKTAEIIAKKAGIKEYKGRILPNEKAEIVKQYQSNKNIVAMIGDGINDAPALAQADVGIAIGTGTDIAIETADITLLKGNLINIVKLIKLSRLTIKTIKQNLFWAFIYNIVLIPLAAIGALNPMFAALAMSLSSVSVVTNSLRLNYKFKKGI encoded by the coding sequence GTGAAAACTTATGATTTAAAAATTGAAGGAATGACGTGTGCAAGTTGCGTTACACGAGTAGAAAAAATTATCAGTCAATTCGATGATATTAAAAATGTTAGTGTTAATCTTGCAACCGAACGTGTTAGACTCGAAACAGAAAATCAGGCTTTAAATTTATCTTTAATTTCTGATGCCTTAAAAGAATATGGCTACATACTTAAGTATGAAGAAGAAAATAAAGAAAAGTCAGAAATCAAAATTGATGAAAAAGATGAGTATTACATTACTTTAAAAAAAGAATTTACTTTTGCTCTACTTCTTACCATTCCTATTTTTATTATAAACATGCTAATAGATTCCCAATTTTTTAATGAGTATTTCCCATTAAATTATGAACAAACAAAAAAGATATTATTAATACTAACAACCCCAATTTTATTCATTTCGGGAAAAAGATTTTTCAGCATATTCTGGAAAAACCTAAAGCATTTTACTGCAGATATGAATTCTTTAGTTGCAATTGGAACTGGAAGTGCATACATCTATAGTGCAGCTATAACTCTTTTCCCTGAAATTTTAGCAAGTACAAATCAAAATCATGTTTATTTTGATACCACAGCAGTAATCATAACCCTGATATTAATGGGAAAACTATTAGAGCATAAATCAAAAAGAAAAACTAATGAAGCTATAAAAAAATTAATCGAGCTTAAACCCAGATATACTACTGTAATTAAAAACAATGAACAGATACAAATACCAACATCAGAATTACAAATTGGTGATATTGTTGTAATACGACCAGGAGAAAAAATTCCTGCTGATGGAATTGTTACCTGGGGCTTTTCTACAGTAGATGAATCAATGATTACTGGTGAAAGTATCCCTGTAGATAAAGAAATAAATTCTAAGGTAATTGGTGGAACAATAAACATTAATGGTACATTTAATTTCAAAGTTACACAAATAGGTGATAAATCCATATTAGGTCAAATAATAAATTTTGTACAAAATGCTCAATCAACAAAACCACAAATTCAAAAATTAGCAGATAGAATTGCAAGTATTTTTGTACCTGTAGTAATTTTAATAGCACTTATTACTTTTTTGGGCTGGTTGGTTATACCCACTAATTCTTCCTTTATTACTGCATTGATAAATTTTGTTACAGTGTTAATTATTGCCTGTCCATGTGCACTTGGTTTAGCTACACCGACAGCTATAATTGTTGGAACTGGTTTAGGAGCTACAAATGGAATTTTATTTAAGAATAGCGAAGCAATAGAATTAGCACATAAAATATCTACGGTAATCTTCGATAAAACTGGCACTCTTACCGAAGGAAAACCTGTTGTTACTGGAATTTATTCTTATGATATAAACCAGAATGAATTGCTTTCGTACGCTGCATCGCTTGAATCTAAATCTGAACATCCCTTAGCAAAATCAATTGTAGAAAAAGCAAAAACGCTTAATATTAATTTTAATTCTCCTGATAGTTTTTCAAATCATTCTGGTTTTGGAGTTTCTGGTGTAGTAAATAATAAATCAATTTTAATTGGAAACTTAAATCTAATGAAAGAACATTCTGTTGAAATAGATCATTTATTAAATGAATATGAAAAACTTCACGAAGATGGTAAAACAGTAGTATGCATTGCTATTGACAGAAAATTAACTGGATTTATAGTTATTGAAGATAATTTAAAAAGTAGTTCAATTGAAGCAATTTCTAAATTAAATGAAATGAATATACGTACAGTAATGATAACTGGAGACAGCGAAAAAACAGCTGAAATAATAGCAAAAAAAGCTGGTATAAAAGAATATAAAGGAAGAATTTTACCTAATGAAAAAGCTGAGATTGTTAAGCAATATCAATCAAATAAAAATATTGTTGCAATGATTGGTGATGGAATTAATGATGCACCAGCATTAGCTCAAGCTGATGTTGGAATTGCAATTGGAACAGGCACAGATATCGCCATCGAAACAGCAGATATTACTTTATTAAAAGGCAATTTAATTAACATTGTAAAACTTATAAAACTTTCGAGATTAACAATAAAAACTATAAAACAAAATTTATTCTGGGCATTTATTTACAATATAGTTTTAATACCTTTAGCTGCTATCGGAGCATTAAATCCAATGTTTGCAGCTTTAGCAATGTCTTTAAGTTCTGTATCTGTTGTTACTAATTCACTTAGATTAAATTATAAATTCAAAAAAGGAATATAA